In the Salvia miltiorrhiza cultivar Shanhuang (shh) chromosome 8, IMPLAD_Smil_shh, whole genome shotgun sequence genome, CCGGAATATATTGACACTAATAATGGGCTAAAATTACTCCCCCCTCTGCGCAATTATATATAAACTAGTATTTCATCTGTGCATGTTGTTTCCATATTTAATTAATCACACTAGAAATCCACTTTGAGCAATGCACATATTCTAAATTGTAGTAACAAATTCGATATATTCATGTCGTCATACGTTGGAAGAGAATATGTGcatttaaatagataatataAAGTGAAATGTATAATAAATTAGAGAGTACACCGAAAAGAAAgaatctatctatctatgatGGAGAATAATAAATATCGTgatgttttatttattaatttattttaattattagagCTTTTATTCGCTTATATCTTTTGCTTCAGTTTATGCCACGGCTTGACCTGTTTAGTTAGTCTATATATAAGAAATTTCATTGTGTTTATCATATTTGAACTAATATGCCCTCTCGTATGATGCATGGCTACAATagcattttataatttttaaaattttaaattagagtataaaaatatcaaaatgtcATTATTCATGAGTGATTTAGATTATTTggtaacaaaaatatttatgttaatttaaatattactagtatttaatttaaaatagtgtataataataatattttaacttaataagtataatattaaatttaatgagtattgtataataataataataataataataataataataataataataataataataataataataataataattaaatttatagattgtaaagaaaataatttaagatcATTTTGAGCTTAAGGTATAAActaagaaccttgcacttaacaTATATAGAAATTGCACTTCATGGTAATAAATTGCCTTATGATTATGCTACCTTTGAAATTTGAACCCAATACCACTAAAGTGAAGACACTTTATATGTCAAGTGTAGTTATTTTATAGGTTAAGTGCAATAAGTTTGTATAATTTGTacgttaaaaaatatttttatttgatccaatatatatagaaatggTATGTTACATACTTTATGTGAGCACTGTTCACGTTTAACCCTAGTTAGagttatcttttttattttatgtaattatttcaattttaatacTTTATAAATTGTTATCGAGATCATTAactttataaattacataaaagtCAAAGTCCGATTTGTCCTTATTCCCTTTagcttcaaataattaatatatgaataatttttatataaattatgaaattaatgaTCTCTATaataatttatgaagtattagaataaaaataaatgtataaaataaaaaagataacaCTAACGAGTATTAAACATGAGCGATGCTCACATAAGATATGTAGCAtaatatttctctctctatatactAGCGtttaacccgtcgaaattcgacgggaattattttatgttattatttataattattttatgttatttttattattatatcatatgaaataatttatatataaattatttgtttaattaatttgatacgatcaaattaaattagtagtacaatatttgaaataatattaaatataggttgtgataatagaaatacatttttatataaatattcatttgatgaagtttataaaaaaaattgatgtgggattgaagattttagaagaaaaaaatatgtaaaattgaagtatgatatgatgtacgattaatgtgtcacatctcctgttaatcgtatatcgataatatttactccatccgtccctcaaacagtttcctcttttttctattttggttcgtccccaaaGCATCTTCCTAAcctttttgaaaataatttcactaattattacttttacaatttcactttttgtgggactcgttctccactttTACTATtatcactcttataatttcactttttgtgggacctattctccacttatcaaatacataactaacttttattaaaatctgtggcatcctctcttaggaagatgtttgggggacgaagggagtatttagtTTGTACAAATTCTTTGaatttgacggataagaaataatttagtTAAACATATAtcatctgagtatcatctcatatggacataataagaccagataatcatttgaagctctaaagaccacatatgacatttgaacgtcaaaattcTGAAAATCATATTCtctggagtttgaaataccacacCTGACTTTtgagtactccctccgtccgccaaaattatgtaaaattgcttgggcacgggatttaataaaattggtgatgattttgatgtagtggagaaatggtcccaccactttatgagatgtgtggttgagattgaattttgagtgggttttttgtaaataaagagtgttagtaaggataaaatattaaagaggatggtgggaccattgccataaaaggaaagtgacataatcttggcggacgccaaatatagtaatttttacataatcttggcggacggagggagtatcattttgtatggagcttgaagattataacttacttgtgagtatcattttgtctagagtttgtgaaactataattaagttatgagaataatctcgttTGGCGCTTGACATGTCGTCTCTGACTTTTGAGCACCCTCTCGTGTGGAACTTGAAAAATCACAActtagttttgagcatcatcttgtctgaaatttaaaatgccaTAACTGAgttttgagcattatcttgtctgaAGTTTGAAATATCAAAACTgatttgtgagcatcatctcgtctagagtttgaaatatcataattgagtctTCGTAATCTCGTCTGTTacttatgagcatcatctctaaaacttgaaagacgAAAATTGAGTTATGAGCataatctcgtctcaaactttaaacaacatcgtcaaatttgaaatcatattcaatcatcTATAATGATCAACTCTCTAGTAAATGGAATTCTAACAgcttaaataatactccctccgtccgctaagattatgtaaaattgtttgggcacaagatttaataaaattgatgatgattttgatatagtggagaaatggtcccaccactttataagatgtgtggttgagattgaatttagggtgtgattttttgtaaataaagagtgttaattagtaaggataaaatattaaaaatgatggtgggaccattgccttaaaaggaaagtgacataatcttggtggacgcccaatatagtaatttttaaataatcttggcgaacggagggagtagtaataattaaaattttaaatactccctccgtccataaaatagatatatatacaaaaatatatataaataaatagatatgcACACAATACATAGATAATTAGTCatttaaattagtaaattaaaaCTATCTGCATATATGTgtaatatgtgtatatatatatatatatatatatatatatatttatatatagttaattgtTTAAGTaattacatctatatataaaaatattatatatatatatatatatatatatattaatttgtgagtatgaagtgataaacttaaactaatattatataataaaataatacaaacataattttttttagatatggaaattgattaaatatttagaaaaaaaaaataagaatgaatgaaaattgaggaaaattaaagtggtttattttgctattatatataaatagatattGATTCAAATTCAATGTCTctttatcaaattatttattttaatagatcATTAATAACATTTATAATCAAAAACTGAAATTTTATATAtcctgtttttgtttttatcgaCCCTAACAATCAATCATTAAGTAATAAATCTGATGAAATCAAATgctaaaaataattatgttcCAAATATATGTCTTTCCTGTACCACCATATCCATATAGAAATCAAAATCCTCCTTCACTTTTATCAACCGCCGTCATTATTGTTTCATAAAACTTTATTTGTTCTTCTGTCAAAGAGGGATATAGGTTAGCGTGCTCTTGTTTCATTTCTTCTATGTTGTAAGACATCTCTTCTAATATCTGTAGATTTTCTGAATTAGATATGACAGTTTCATTTGGTAACGGCATGCCAGGAAAATTGACTAAACTGATGGAATTAGCAATAAGCAACTAATCTGTCAACTGCAAATCTGTTTAATAAAAGTCATTAGAGCAATGTAATATCTAAATCAAAACTATAAACTATAAATCTTAGATAAATTGATGCCAAGTCAATATATGGCTCCAATAGTTAGTATTTAATGATATACAACCAAATATTAATAAGATCATATTATGTTtagttcaaaatattaatatttttttttcttattttgtttaTGAAACTGTCATTACGTACTATTATTTTGGGTATTAAACTTTTTTATTAGTACATGTAATGGACAGAATCCGTGCAACCCGAAATTATGCGGCCCAACGGGCCGGCCCAATGAAGCGAGTCCATACGTGAGTCAATAGTTGTTGGATGCCTAGGGAAAATAGGAAGACATGAAAGGTCGTTTCCGGGGTAGTCGGAACCGTAAGGGTTTCAAAGAATATTCTGGAAACCCTAGTCGCCACCCTACGAGCCCATAACCTATATATACACCAGCCCATTGAACATAATTGGGCACGGACAATCATTCATTCCCACTCTTGCACTCGCACACGATCTCTCATTCCCGATCTCCCCGCTCTtccgttccgcctccacgcttACAACTTTCTAGGGTTCCGATCGCTCGGCTAGCCCCGCTAGCCCGGATATCCGTCGTCCCTTTTTCCACACCGCTCATTAGCTTTCATTCAACTTCCGGGACACCCCGATCTTCCGGATACATCACTTGTTACTGTCTTCTTTttaccatttatttatttcgttaCGTTACTTACGCTTAATACTTCCATcagtttactgacttgagcgtcggaggcccttccatcgacacccccaccggtgctcttcggagggctctaacgttgcttgtggtttcaggttgctagtgcccgtcaATTCAgacgtgactgacgtcacttccgtaattgttggattcaCCCCCTACAGTACAATAGATTAATGTTCTTTGAAATTGAtgcttaaatttttattttgatgagtAATATATTGATTCAATTCAATGTCTCTCtatcaaattatatattttaatagatcATTAGTAACATTTATaatcaaaaaatgaaattttatacatcctatttttgtttttatcgaCCCTAACAATCAATCATTAAGTAATAAATCTGATGAAACCAAATGCTAAAAGTAATTATGTTATCATTTGTAGGATAATAATTCGTCCCTCACTAATATCCATTACATCAATTTCATTAAACAAATTAGATCGAAAAATCTTCAAGTTGATCACTAAAAtcctttttctttctaatttttactatataatgTATTTTCTAAATTCGGTTATATCCCAAGGTGGGTTATATCACGTCAAgttatttttagtttatataATGCAAACAGAGATGAGTAGATGATAGGTTCGAATAATTTTGGATGAGAATAGTTCTAATTGAATTTTATTAAtggttatttaataaaattaagagATATGGAAAATTGTTGGAAacgttgattaaaaatttagaaaaaaataagaatgaatgagaattgaggaaaattagaataaagtgattatacgatgccacgtaggatataatttattttgcttttatatatatagattatataatgtggaataaataatttaatagttATGGGATCTTGATTGTTGTTCAAGTTTCCATAGTCCTACTACAACAAAAGCAAAAGCAAAAGTAATGATGACGAAGAAGATTACCATGTCAAACTTGTATGCCACGTaagaacgaaaaaaaaaatcttgtatATATATTGAGTTATAAATAAGTCAAGCTAAGAGTAATCATTTGAGCTCGTTTAATGAACCAAATTCAAGCTTAATTATGTCTGACCCTTAAGCTAATGACCAAGCTAATTGTCAGATTTGTGTTATACTactacattagatcattagctAACAATttatttagtactccctccttctcattccaataggctcatttttctttttgaaatatcccactctaataggctcattttcctttttaggtaaaaaaattatacttaattggtgttgaccacaccactttactaccactttcctactaaaaagtaagttttcttaatctccgtgcccaaaagaagtgagcctattggaatgggacggagggagtatttgactAAACTTATCtgtaaagagtttataagctttaataatttataagatattttaagAGCTCATGAGatataatttttaagaatttataagttgtcaaaatatTTCGATATTGAgtttataagttagagagaattttttttagatagAAAATCAAAGAGAGGTGATTTTGAAAGGGTATATAATGaaataacaaattataattaaataagtaaaatcATTGATGCATATaagaatatgaaaaaataagttaaggTATGAAGTTATTTTTTGAAGAGCTCATAAGCCTTGAAGCTTAATTTTTAAAGCTTATAAGGTGAagaacttattttgccaaacactttaaaAGAACTATATAAGCTCACCCAAACACCCTTTTATACTAAATCTCAAAATAACTAATTTCAGACACTAACatactaaaaattaaattgGTTAACCTGCTCCCATGCACATAATTCAATGATATGCATATATGAAACAAACTACATACAAAATATAGGCTGTCAGGAACTCAACTCCAAACGGCCAATTCTATCCTAGATTACATCCATGAAAAATAACAACCAAACAAGTCTGTCTACACGGGCAAAGAGCGATACCTTGGAGAGGAGTCGGGATTCGGTGGAGAATCGGAAATCTATGCTACTGGCTTAAGCAAGGTGTTGAGCACCGTCTCTCTCGTGGGCAGAGCAGGAATAGCACCTCTTTCCATCACGGTCAAGGCTCCACAAGCATTAGCGAATCTCAGTGCATCTCTCAGTCGATCCTCATTCTGTGAATGGGTTGTAGCAGTGGTTATCTTTGCATACAGGTTTTAGAAAAGCCAATAGAAAGAGACAAAGTAATGCTTCTCATTAACAAATCAAGACTCGATTAACAAGGGAATGTGAATGACCTCCCTCCAACTTGTCTCAAAGTAGATAAAGAGACTTGCTCGAGTTTTTCGAATTGCCTTTCTAGAGGCTTCTTATATTCAAAGTAAATGATCAGCAAACCGTCACTACCCTATCAAGGCAAGAACATCTGAAGACACACGCATGCTGCAGAGAATGATGAGATTTATGAAGAACTAATACAGATAGGTGGTAGCATTATTACCTGAAGCAACGAGGTGTCAAGAGCTAGCTGTGAAAGGATTCCAGCAACAAAAGCATCCCCGGCACCTGTTGTATCTACAGCTTCCGCTTTCAGACCCTTCACCCTCCCACTAAACTCCTGCCAATGGAATACCACACAGTATTAGACACATCGCCACTCCAAGTAAATAAATGAAGAAACAGCATAACTTGCGTTCTGATATTTAGCAGTGAAGCACGCATTCTCCATAATCATCTTCTGCTAGATTTATCATTTTGTAAGGGTTTGGTAATTACAGAAGATAAAAAGGACCTCATGTAGTAAGAGCTCAATGACttaaaaaataatctaatttctaAAGGTTAACCTTATTCATGTTAAGGAAAATATAGAAACCAATGGTCAAAACAGAACTGTGCTTGATTATTTTTGCAGACCACCGTCCAAAAAATAAGATCTTATCTATATGAACCAATAAGAGATCCTTAATAGTTGTAAATCATTGCACTGTTGGGCAAAATGGAGTTGAACTACAAAGTTAGCCAGAATAGAAACTTACTATAAATAGTGAATCAAGTGTAACATTAGCTTAAACAATCTTATCTGTACGAACCAATAAGAGATCCTTAATAATACCCAAATAAAAAGATATCACGCTTGAACTAAGAGACTAATTACACCATTCACTGTAGTTTGACGTTAACTTGTAAAGACAGCATACCTTGGTATAATATCGGCAGCCTCCTGGACCTTCAGTTACGAGGAGTAACTTCAGATTTTCATGGTACAGTTTACGAACTACATTGTCATCATATGGATCTTCTCCTTGTGTCAGAAAGCATATCTCCTCCTCACTGATCTGATGTTCTCCGTCATCCATAACATAAGAGTTAGAATTCATTAGAGCTATGTGCAACGAGTAGGACCAACGAGTACCTTAATAATATCCGCTGTATCCCATATACTAAGAATGCCTTCTCTAGCACTCTCTGCAGATGGCCACAACGGAAGCCTTAAATTTGGATCGTATGACAAGATCACACCGGCATCCTTTGCAGCCTTCATAGCAGCTATGTGGGCTGATTTGCAAGGTTCTGTAATCAAGCTTATAGAACCATAGTGGAAAATTTTGGCCTGAACGgcattaataataaatgaaaaGATCAGATCATTTGTTCGTCTAAGATCATAAATCCACTGGATCTTCAGCAATATTACTTAAATGAAATAATTGATACTCctgttttacattttaaatgcACAATGAATTGGTAAAAAGTGACACAGTTGTTACCTTTCTAATCATCTCGAAGTCAAGTTCGGCCTCCTGGAGCAACATATCCGCACTGGGGTTGCGATAAAACATGAACTCGCGTTCCCCATCTTTCCTGAGAGTTACAAAAGCTAGAGCAGTACGAGCACCGGGATCAAACCTCATTCCTTCGTTATTCACATTATTCTCCTTTAGAATATTCGCAAGCATGTAGCCAAACTCATCTTCTCCCACCTGAGCAGAAACCAAACGAATCAGTTCTCTTCAAACATTTTCAGCAGCACTTCTACAACAATTTCCTCGTTTCTTACTAACTGCAAGCTGAATCACCATAATGAGTGATGACTTATCAAATCTAGCAACATGAAGCAA is a window encoding:
- the LOC131001745 gene encoding probable fructokinase-6, chloroplastic isoform X1, which translates into the protein MALHSAAVSFCCVSLNHQASFLRQCSVKSSRFSSPSSVSLPRFRIQGKAVESGNGPLETEESSLVVCFGEMLIDFVPTTSGLSLAEAPAFKKAPGGAPANVAVGIARLGGASAFIGKVGEDEFGYMLANILKENNVNNEGMRFDPGARTALAFVTLRKDGEREFMFYRNPSADMLLQEAELDFEMIRKAKIFHYGSISLITEPCKSAHIAAMKAAKDAGVILSYDPNLRLPLWPSAESAREGILSIWDTADIIKISEEEICFLTQGEDPYDDNVVRKLYHENLKLLLVTEGPGGCRYYTKEFSGRVKGLKAEAVDTTGAGDAFVAGILSQLALDTSLLQNEDRLRDALRFANACGALTVMERGAIPALPTRETVLNTLLKPVA
- the LOC131001745 gene encoding probable fructokinase-6, chloroplastic isoform X2, producing MQCQIIKILFALFGFASKIQNSSLITWFIGKAVESGNGPLETEESSLVVCFGEMLIDFVPTTSGLSLAEAPAFKKAPGGAPANVAVGIARLGGASAFIGKVGEDEFGYMLANILKENNVNNEGMRFDPGARTALAFVTLRKDGEREFMFYRNPSADMLLQEAELDFEMIRKAKIFHYGSISLITEPCKSAHIAAMKAAKDAGVILSYDPNLRLPLWPSAESAREGILSIWDTADIIKISEEEICFLTQGEDPYDDNVVRKLYHENLKLLLVTEGPGGCRYYTKEFSGRVKGLKAEAVDTTGAGDAFVAGILSQLALDTSLLQNEDRLRDALRFANACGALTVMERGAIPALPTRETVLNTLLKPVA